A window of Anaerolineae bacterium genomic DNA:
ACATCATCTCGCGCCGGGCCTGCGCGGCCAGGTCGCCCTGGGACGAGTCGAAGTAACTGCCTGTGTCGAAGGGGGTGGGACGTGCCACGGGGCCGTTCTCCGCCTTGAAGAGGAAGAACTCGATCTCCGGGCCAGTATTAAAGGTGAAGCCCATGTCCGCGGCGCGCTTCATGGCGCGCTTCAGAATATAACGGGGATCCCCCTCGAACGGCTCGCCGGCCGGCGTGTACACGTCACACAGGATGCGCGCTACCTTGCCGGTCTCCTTCGTCCACGGCAGGGTGGTGTAGGTGGTCACATCGGGAATAAGGAGCATATCGCTCTCATAAATGCGGGCGAAACCCTCGATGGATGACCCATCGAACCACACCCCGACCCGCACCGCTTCTTCCAGCTTGCTGGGGGGAATATTGACGCTTTTCAGCGTGCCCGTGACATCGGTGAATTGCAAGGTAATCACCCGGACTTCGTCCTGTTTGACCCTGGCCATCACTTCCGGAAGGTCGGCCGGCTTGTTCATGGAAATACCTCCTTTAGAAAGGGTGTGGGAAAATAAAAATAGGGACACGGCAGTAATCACCCCTCGGACTGCCGCGTCCCTTCTCCGCCTCTTTGCTGTCTCCGGGCCAAGGCCGGCCGGAGACCTGGCCCCACGCAATTACCTGGGGAAGGAACGCCTTTACTCTTGTTGGCTCGCCTGGTGCGCCAGGATAATGGCTTCCGCCACCTCGCGCATCGGCTTGCGGGTGTTCATACTCATCTTCTGGATCTTGCGGAAGGCCTCCGCCTCGGTCAACCCCTGCACATCCATGAGAATACCCTTGGCGCGGTCCACCAGCTTGCGGGTCTCCAGCGCCTGCTTGAGATCGCCGACCTCCTTTTCCAACATCTTCAGCTCGTTGAAGCGTGCCAGGGCGACCTCAATGGCCGCGGCCAGGTCGGACTCGCGGAAGGGCTTGACGATGTAGCCGGTGACGCCGGCGTCCTTGGCCCGCTCGATCAGGTCGCGCTGGCTGTAGGCCGTCAGCAAGAGGACCGGCGCAATGCGCTCCTCCGTCAAGATTCTGGCGGCATCGATGCCGTCGAAATCATCCCCCTCGAAGCGGATATCCATGACCACCAGGTCCGGTTTAAGCTCGCGTGCCAGGTTAACCGCACTGCGGCCGTCGGCCACCTCGCCCACCACCAGGTAGCCCAGGTTGGTGAGCATTTCCCGCAGATCCATACGGATAATGGACTCATCATCTGCGATTATGATCCGTTTGCGATCTGCCACTTAGTCACCTCCTGATATGCCTTTTGGAAAGCTGATCACGGCGATCACACCATCCTGCGTATTTTCCAGCGAGAAGGTGCCCTTCAGGTCGTCCTGGACCAGGGTGCGCACGATTTGCAGGCCCAGGTTGCCGGCGGTGCGCAGGTCAAAATCGGCCGGCAGGCCCTGCCCGTTGTCCTGAACGGACAGGCGCACGTTGCTGTCCTGCACACCGATGGAAAGGGCGATGCGCCCGCCTGTGCGCCCCTGAAAGCCATGCTCAATGGAATTCAGCAGTAGCTCGTTGATGATCAGGGCGCAGGATGTCGCCTGCTGGGCCGGCAACAGCACATCATCCCCCTCGATGGTGATGTGAATCTGCTGGTCCGGCGCCACAATGCCCTGGCGAATCTGCCGCACGATCTTGGTAGCCACTTCCCGCAGGCTGACCGCGTTGGCCTCTTCGTGGGCCAGAAACTCATGCACCACCGCCACACTCAAGATGCGGTTGATGCCCTCCTGCAGAGCCTGGCGCGTCTCCTCGGATTGACTGCGGCGGGCCTGCATGCGCAGGAGCGCCGCGATGGTCTGCAGGTTGTTCTTGACCCGGTGATGCACCTCCCGGATGAGGGCGGTCTTGACCTTGATCTCCTGCTCTTTGAGCCGGCTTTCCGTCGTATCGCGGATCAGTATCAGGCTCGCCTGCACCCGCCGCGCCAGGTGCCGCACCAGCAGTGGTTCCAGCACCGACCAGCGCTTCCACCCCTCGGTGACGGCCAGAACGGGCACACCGCGCTTGATCCAGGTGCGGCCCCCTTCATCGGTTTCCTGCTGGATGCAGTGGGAGCCGTCGAACACTGGGGCGACGATCTCCGCGTCGTGCGTGCCCAGCTCGCTCAGCCGCTTGCCGACCAGCCCTTCCATGATGCCGATGCGGCGGTACAGGTTGGTGGCGATGCCGCTGGCGTAGCGGATGCAGTGCTGGCGATCCACCAGGAGAATCCCATCGTGCTCGCCAAAGGGCGTGAGCGATGCCGCGTCCGCCAGCTCGCCGCGTGCGGCCATTTGCTGGAGCTGGCGCACAGCCCACTGGAACACCTTACTGCGCCGGCGCTGGCGCTCGTGCTCGATCAAGTTGGTCTCGACACAGAGGGCGGCGATAATCCGCCCCTGGCGGTTCCGCACCGGCAGGACTTTCTGCATGATGGGGGCGCCGTTCGCGACAGCAGAGCGCTGTGTCCGCAGTCCGAAGCGCCCCTGCAGGACCCGGAAGACCAGCGGCTGTTGCGCCGGCCCCACCCATAGGCCGGCGAGCGGCTCCGCATAGACCGGCGACACCGAGTGCGGGCGCGAATGGGACACGACCACCGCCTTCTCCGGCGTCAGCAAGCAGTACAACAGCACATCGGAGCGATTGACATCGGCCAGGATGGCCATGCTCGCCTCGACGCGCTGTAACTGCTCGATATCGGAATCATTGAGACCCTTGCACTGGTAGACGACTTCGTCCACGGTTTATCGCCACACCGCACCGGTTTATGCGTTCTTTTTCTGGACGCGATATAAAGAATGGTCGACCCCTTCCGTGGCGTCGACCATCATCGCGTGCGACTATTAGGCATTGAGTGATACGGCGCTCACTCAGCTATTTATTATAGCACGCCGTGCAAATGTATGCAAATCCCGCGAAAACGCCTGGGGCAGTTGTCAGATGGCCCTCGGCGGGGGATCAGCCGCCGGCCGGGAACCGCAGGCGCTCCGCCAGGTCATCGCCCCGGCGCACAACCGTGCACAGGATGCCGCTGGACTGCAGTGCGGCCTGCACCGGCACGATGGAAGGCGCCGGCGCAAAGCTTTCCCCGACAATGAGCACTGCCGCCAGGCGCACACCCCGCATGCCCACCGCCTGGGCCACCCGAACCCATTCCACGTCGAAGGCCGGCGTGATGACGATCAACCCCGTGCCGCGGTGCAGATGCCGCGCTTCCGCCTCCAGCACCAGCGAGATAGGCACGGTGCCGCGCGCTTCCAGCACCGCCAGCGCCTCCAGCAATTTGACGAGCTGACGCGGGCCGCGGTCGGCCGGCATCACCTCTCGCCTCTGTCCATAGGCCACCAGCCCCACCGCGCGTCCCATGGACAGGAGCTGTTTGGCCAGGGAGGCGGCGGCGCTGACCGCATACTCCTCCGTGCTGGGAGGCAGGGGCGGAGTGCGGTGCTCCCCCCACAACACCGCCGGCCCGCTCCGATCCACTTCCTCCGCCCAGGGTGCGCGGACATGCATGTGCTGTTCCAGGTCCAGGTAGAGCCAGATGTCGGTGACCGGCTCCAGTTCGAACTCTTTGGAGATGAGCCGGCCGACGCGCGCCGTGCTCTTCCAGTGAATGCGGTTGAAGCTGTCGCCGTGCACGTATTCGCGCACGCCGGCGACCTGGTCGGTGACGTGCTGGGTGCGCCGGCGCATAGCGGTGCCGCCCGAAAGCTCGCCAAAGGGGAGTTGAAGGCCCGGCAGGTCCACCGTGTAGGGATAGACGATCAGCTCTCCCTCGCCGGCCAGCCGGCGGGACAGGAAGAAGAAGCCAAAGGGGTCCCCGCTGTGCAGGCTTAAGGGGCCTAGGCGAAAGCGCCCGCGGTGTCCGCAGTAGGTGCGCACCGCCCAGATATAGCGCTGGCGCGGCCCCAGGCCGCTGATGACGCGGCCGGCGCGATGCCCGGGGAGCGTAGAATGATCGCGCACCTCCAGCCAGCGCTTGGGGAGCCAGCCGCGGTTGACGAGGGTGAACTCCTCGTCGAAATGCTTGCCGACCTGCGAGCGGTGAGTGCGGCTGACCCGCGCCACCTGCACCCCGATCAGGTCATTGAGGGTCAGGAGCAGGGAGAGGACCAGGATGAACGCCAGGGCATAGCTGA
This region includes:
- a CDS encoding ANTAR domain-containing protein, which gives rise to MADRKRIIIADDESIIRMDLREMLTNLGYLVVGEVADGRSAVNLARELKPDLVVMDIRFEGDDFDGIDAARILTEERIAPVLLLTAYSQRDLIERAKDAGVTGYIVKPFRESDLAAAIEVALARFNELKMLEKEVGDLKQALETRKLVDRAKGILMDVQGLTEAEAFRKIQKMSMNTRKPMREVAEAIILAHQASQQE
- a CDS encoding histidine kinase N-terminal domain-containing protein — protein: MDEVVYQCKGLNDSDIEQLQRVEASMAILADVNRSDVLLYCLLTPEKAVVVSHSRPHSVSPVYAEPLAGLWVGPAQQPLVFRVLQGRFGLRTQRSAVANGAPIMQKVLPVRNRQGRIIAALCVETNLIEHERQRRRSKVFQWAVRQLQQMAARGELADAASLTPFGEHDGILLVDRQHCIRYASGIATNLYRRIGIMEGLVGKRLSELGTHDAEIVAPVFDGSHCIQQETDEGGRTWIKRGVPVLAVTEGWKRWSVLEPLLVRHLARRVQASLILIRDTTESRLKEQEIKVKTALIREVHHRVKNNLQTIAALLRMQARRSQSEETRQALQEGINRILSVAVVHEFLAHEEANAVSLREVATKIVRQIRQGIVAPDQQIHITIEGDDVLLPAQQATSCALIINELLLNSIEHGFQGRTGGRIALSIGVQDSNVRLSVQDNGQGLPADFDLRTAGNLGLQIVRTLVQDDLKGTFSLENTQDGVIAVISFPKGISGGD
- a CDS encoding DUF58 domain-containing protein, yielding MLKQGWVALGLLVAAVIWAMITSWRLLYHVSYALAFILVLSLLLTLNDLIGVQVARVSRTHRSQVGKHFDEEFTLVNRGWLPKRWLEVRDHSTLPGHRAGRVISGLGPRQRYIWAVRTYCGHRGRFRLGPLSLHSGDPFGFFFLSRRLAGEGELIVYPYTVDLPGLQLPFGELSGGTAMRRRTQHVTDQVAGVREYVHGDSFNRIHWKSTARVGRLISKEFELEPVTDIWLYLDLEQHMHVRAPWAEEVDRSGPAVLWGEHRTPPLPPSTEEYAVSAAASLAKQLLSMGRAVGLVAYGQRREVMPADRGPRQLVKLLEALAVLEARGTVPISLVLEAEARHLHRGTGLIVITPAFDVEWVRVAQAVGMRGVRLAAVLIVGESFAPAPSIVPVQAALQSSGILCTVVRRGDDLAERLRFPAGG